A segment of the Parcubacteria group bacterium genome:
CAATACAAATCATCTAGCATTATTTGTATTCGTTCCTGAAGAGTCCTGAAAAAACTAATCCAATCTTCATCCACAGCCGTACCCCCTTTGTAATATTATTAAAACAACCGCATATATAATACAACTATTGAATAAAAAAGTCAAGTTTGCTTTTTTATAGCTTAATGGTAGAATTTATTCAGGCATCAGGGAATTATTTATTCAATTATAAAATCAGTTAAAAGCTGAAATTTTTTATGGATTTTAAGGAAACTCTTCGGGATTTCAAAAAGAAAATTGACAAAGAAATATCGATATATCTGGACAAAACAATTGAAGAATCGAAGAAAAAAGATGCGGTAATAGCCGATGCTCTTAAATATATCAAGAAATTTACTTTGGCTGGAGGCAAAAGAATTCGCCCAGCACTTATGTATTATGGTTATATTGGCGCTGGAGGCGAAGAAAGAGAAAAAATGCTGAAAACCGCGGTTAGCATCGAGCTTATCCATATGTTTCTTCTGATTCATGATGACATAATCGACAGAGATTTTGAGCGCCACGGAAAAGATACCGTCAATAGAAGATATGAAAAAATGGGCCAAAGATTATTTCCAGATAAAGATCCAAGACACTTTGGAATTTCGATGGCTCTAATTGTCGGAGATATGATAGCCGCTCTTGGAAATCAGATAATATTTAATTCTGGATTTAATGAAAAGCTAATAATAAAAGCGCTTTTCAATCTTCAATCAATTATTTCCTATACTGTTATTGGCGAAGTAAAGGATTTTTATATTGAATACAAGGGAAAAGCGACAGAAAAAGATGTTTTGGATATGTATGAATACAAAACTGCGAAATATACAATTGAAGGTCCGCTTCATCTTGGAGCGGTTCTTGGGGGATCTGATAGCAAATTAAACAAGGAAATTATTGGCTATTCCATTCCAACAGGAATCGCTTTTCAGATTCAGGATGATATTTTGGGGATTTTTGGGAACGGGAAGAAACTCGGGAAAGAGGTTGGTTCCGACATCAAGGAAGGAAAAATGACTTTGCTTGTAGTAAAAGCGAGGGAGAAAGCCAGCAAAGAACAGAGGAAAATGCTTGATGGAATATTGGGAAAAGAAAATTTAACCTCAGGCGACATAAAGACATTTAGAGATATAATAAG
Coding sequences within it:
- a CDS encoding polyprenyl synthetase family protein — translated: MDFKETLRDFKKKIDKEISIYLDKTIEESKKKDAVIADALKYIKKFTLAGGKRIRPALMYYGYIGAGGEEREKMLKTAVSIELIHMFLLIHDDIIDRDFERHGKDTVNRRYEKMGQRLFPDKDPRHFGISMALIVGDMIAALGNQIIFNSGFNEKLIIKALFNLQSIISYTVIGEVKDFYIEYKGKATEKDVLDMYEYKTAKYTIEGPLHLGAVLGGSDSKLNKEIIGYSIPTGIAFQIQDDILGIFGNGKKLGKEVGSDIKEGKMTLLVVKAREKASKEQRKMLDGILGKENLTSGDIKTFRDIIRETGALAYAESLAYNCVKEGKKKLDKMNIKKEAKDFLLGMSDYMINREA